The region AAGAAGCTGCACAGAGCTGCGACCAGTTCTTCGTGAACCATCGCTGGCTGGGCGGTATGCTGACTAACTGGAAAACCGTTCGTCAGTCCATCAAACGTCTGAAAGACCTGGAAACTCAGTCTCAAGACGGTACCTTCGACAAGCTGACCAAGAAAGAAGCGCTGATGCGCACTCGTGAGCTGGACAAGCTGGAAAACAGCCTGGGCGGTATCAAAGACATGGGCGGTCTGCCGGACGCACTGTTTGTTATCGACGCTGACCACGAGCACATCGCAATCAAAGAAGCAAACAACCTGGGTATCCCGGTATTTGCTATCGTTGATACCAACTCCGATCCGGACGGCGTTGACTTCGTTATCCCGGGTAACGATGACGCAATCCGTGCTGTTAGCCTGTACCTGAATGCCGTTGCTGCTACCGTTCGTGAAGGCCGTTCTTCGGATCTGGCTACTCAGGCGGAAGAAAGCTTCGTAGAAGCTGAGTAATAAGGCACGCTCGTTGAGCCCCTTATTGAGCAGGTAGTACCGAGTTTGGTTAGGGGGCCTGTTAATGGCCCCCTTTTTCACTTTTAAGCCTGTTTGGTTGCAAACCGTGCAGGTCATATCTCTCCCGAGGAATAAAGAATGGCTGAAATTACCGCATCCCTGGTAAAAGAGCTGCGTGAACGTACTGGCGCAGGCATGATGGATTGCAAAAAAGCGCTGACTGAAGCGAACGGCGACATCGAGCTGGCGATCGAGAACATGCGTAAGTCTGGTGCGATCAAAGCGGCGAAAAAAGCAGGCAACGTTGCTGCTGACGGCGTGATCATCACCAAAATCGACGGCACCTACGGCATCATTCTGGAAGTTAACTGCCAGACTGACTTCGTGGCAAAAGACGGTGGTTTCCAGGCATTTGCTAACAAAGTTCTGGACGCAGCGGTTGCTGGCAAAATCACTGACGTTGAAGTTCTGAAAGCGCAGTTCGAAGAAGAGCGCGTTGCACTGGTTGCTAAAATCGGTGAGAACATCAACATCCGTCGTGTTTCTGCGCTGGAAGGCGAAGTGCTGGGTTCTTACCAGCATGGCGCACGTATCGGTGTTCTGGTTGCGGCTAAAGGCGCTGATGACGAGCTGGTTAAACAGCTGGCAATGCACATCGCTGCAAGCAAGCCGGAATTCGTTAAACCGGAAGACGTATCTGCTGAAGTCGTAGAAAAAGAGTACCAGGTTCAGCTGGACATCGCCATGCAGTCTGGCAAACCGAAAGAAATCGCAGAGAAAATGGTTGAAGGCCGCATGAAGAAATTCACCGGCGAAGTTTCTCTGACTGGCCAGCCTTTCGTTATGGATCCGAGCAAATCTGTTGCTCAGCTGCTGAAAGAGCACAACGCTGACGTAACTGGCTTCATCCGCTTCGAAGTGGGCGAAGGCATCGAGAAAGTTGAGACTGACTTCGCAGCAGAAGTTGCTGCCATGTCCAAGCAGTCTTAATCAATAAAAGGAGCCGCCTGAGGGCGGCTTCTTTTTATGCCCTTCATCTGAAAATCAGCCAGCACACTAGTGTTTGCGCTGGCAGGCGACGTATCATAAGCGCCGGTATTAACCCCCGTCCAATTGTTGACAGTCTCAGGAAAGAAACATGGCTACCAATGCAAAACCCGTCTACAAACGCATTCTGCTTAAGCTGAGCGGCGAAGCGCTCCAGGGATCCGAAGGCTTCGGTATTGACGCAAGCATTCTTGACCGTATGGCGCAGGAAATTAAAGAGCTGGTTGAACTGGGTGTTCAGGTTGGCGTGGTGATTGGCGGCGGCAACCTGTTCCGTGGGGCGGGTCTGGCGAAAGCGGGGATGAACCGCGTAGTGGGCGACCACATGGGTATGCTGGCGACCGTGATGAACGGCCTGGCAATGCGTGATGCGCTGCATCGTGCCTATGTGAACGCACGTCTGATGTCCGCGTTCCCGTTAAATGGCGTTTGCGACAACTACAGCTGGGCGGAGGCGATTAGCCTGCTGCGTAACAACCGCGTGGTCATTTTCAGCGCCGGTACAGGTAACCCGTTCTTTACTACCGATTCTGCGGCGTGCCTGCGCGGTATTGAGATTGAAGCGGATGTGGTGCTGAAAGCGACCAAAGTGGACGGCGTGTTTACTGCCGATCCGGTGCTCGATCCGACTGCCACGCTGTGCGAACAGCTGAGCTACAGCGAAGTGCTGGATAAAGAACTGAAAGTGATGGATCTGGCGGCCTTTACGCTGGCTCGCGACCATAAACTGCCGATTCGCGTGTTCAACATGAACAAACCTGGCGCGCTGCGTCGCGTTGTCATGGGCGAAAAAGAAGGCACATTGATTACGGAATAATTCCCGTAAGCAATAAATAAAGGTAAGATTCCGCTTTAATTTATTGAGCAGTTCTTTCTGGCATCTTCAGGGTGCCAAAAATTGAACAGGCTATACTTAGCACACCCGCCGTATGGCCTGCCTGCGACAAGATTTCAAGGATCCGTAACGTGATTAGCGATATCAGAAAAGATGCTGAAGTACGCATGGATAAATGCGTCGAAGCGTTCAAAACTCAAATCAGCAAAGTGCGCACTGGTCGCGCTTCCCCGAGTCTGCTCGATGGCATCGTTGTGGAATACTACGGTACGCCGACTCCGCTGCGCCAACTGGCGAGCGTTACCGTTGAAGACTCCCGTACGCTGAAAATCAACGTGTTTGACCGCTCAATGAGCCCGGCTGTTGAAAAAGCCATTTTGACCTCCGATCTCGGTTTAAACCCGAGCTCTGCGGGTAGCGATATTCGCGTTCCGCTACCGGCACTGACCGAAGAGCGTCGTAAAGATCTGATCAAAGTTGTACGCGGCGAAGCTGAACAAGCGCGCGTTGCGGTTCGTAACGTTCGTCGTGACGCGAACGATAAAGTGAAAGCACTGCTGAAAGATAAAGAGATCAGTGAAGACGACGATCGTCGTTCTCAGGATGACGTACAGAAGCTGACCGATGCTGCAATCAAAAAAGTGGATGCGGCGCTGGCGGATAAAGAAGCGGAACTGATGCAGTTCTGATTCGAAACAAACCGACTAAAACGCCGTACAGAGAGCCGCGAGAGTGGCTTTGCTGGCGGCGTTTTGCTTTTTATCCTTGCAACGTTGCGAGCGTTTCATGAAGCATTTAACTCTTCTGGGCTCAACGGGTTCTATTGGTTGCAGCACGCTGGCCGTGGTTCGCCACAATCCCGATCGTTTCTCCGTTACTGCGCTGGTTGCCGGTAAAAATGTTACCCGCATGGTTGAGCAGTGCCTTGAGTTTTCTCCCAAATTTGCGGTGATGGACGATGACGAAAGCGCGCAACAGGTAAAGCGTGCTTTGCGGGAACATGGTAGCCGAACAGACGTGCTGAGCGGCCAACAGGCAGCCTGTGAAATGGCGGCGCTAAGCGGCGTCGATCAGGTGATGGCGGCCATTGTGGGCGCTGCGGGCCTGGTACCAACGCTTGCGGCTATTCGTGCCGGGAAAACGGTGCTGCTGGCGAATAAAGAGGCTCTGGTGACGTGCGGCCGTCTGTTTATGGAGGCGGTGAAGGAGAGCGGGGCGCAGCTTTTGCCGGTAGACAGCGAGCATAACGCTATTTTTCAGAGTTTACCGGAAACAATTCAACATAACCTGGGGTACGCTGATCTGGAGCAGAATGGCGTTTCGTCTATTCTGCTTACCGGGTCTGGTGGCCCGTTCCGGGAGACCCCACTTTCCGATCTGGCCGCAATGACGCCGGATCAGGCGTGTCGGCACCCGAACTGGTCAATGGGGCGCAAGATCTCCGTTGACTCCGCCACTATGATGAATAAAGGTCTGGAATACATTGAAGCGCGCTGGTTGTTTAATGCCTCTGCCCGTCAGATGGAAGTGTTGATTCACCCGCAATCGGTGATCCACTCCATGGTGCGTTACCAGGATGGCAGTGTATTGGCACAACTGGGTGAGCCGGATATGCGTACGCCCATCGCTCATACGATGGCCTGGCCGGAACGAGTGCCGTCAGGTGTTAATGCCCTCGATTTTTGCAAACTAAGTTCGTTAAGTTTCGCGCAGCCCGATTTTGACCGCTATCCTTGCCTGAAGCTGGCCATTGATGCTTCGGACGAAGGGCAGGCGGCAACAACGGTGCTCAATGCGGCGAATGAGGTCACTGTTTCGGCATTCCTGGCATCGGCTATCCGTTTCACAGATATTGCTGCCCTGAATCTTTCTGTGCTTGAACAGATGGATTTGCGCGAACCGCAGAGCATTGATGACGTGCTGGCTGTGGATGCACAGGCACGCGATGTTGCGCAAAAACAAGTGATGCGCCTCGCAAGCCAGTGATATTACAGCGATGAGTGACGGTGCTATTTGTTAGCGTTGGGCTTCGGTGATATAGTCTGCGCCACAAAATTGCCAGTTGGTATTATGGCGTTTGGTGTAAGCCGTGGTTTACACGGCTTTTTTGCGTAAAGGCTTTTGTATTCCTGAGTACCGCTAAATCCTTTTCAGGGACTAAAACGCGTTATGTTGTCTGCTAACCAACCGATAAGCGAAAGTTTGCCAACGCATGGCTGCCGCCATGTAGCGATAATTATGGATGGCAATGGTCGCTGGGCGAAAAGACAAGGGAAACTTCGGGCTTTTGGTCATCGGGCCGGAGCGAAGTCTGTACGCCGTGCGGTCTCTTTTGCCGCCAATAATGGTATTGATGCACTGACGCTTTATGCTTTTAGTAGCGAGAACTGGAATCGCCCGGCGCAGGAAGTAAGTGCGCTGATGGAGTTGTTTGTGTGGGCGCTGGATAGCGAAGTAAAAAGCCTGCACCGCCATAATGTGCGTTTACGCATTATTGGCGATACCAGTCGTTTTAATACGCGTTTGCAGGAGAGAATCCGCAAAGCGGAAGCGTTAACTGCCCAGAACACCGGGCTGACGCTGAATATCGCAGCGAACTATGGTGGGCGCTGGGATATCGTACAGGGAGTCCGGCAGCTTGCCGAGCAGGTGCAGGAAGGGCTGTTGCGCCCGGATCAAATTGATGAAGAAACGCTCAATAAGCAAGTCTGCATGCATGAGCTGGCTCCCGTGGATTTAGTGATTAGGACTGGTGGGGAACATCGCATAAGTAATTTTTTACTTTGGCAAATTGCCTATGCCGAACTTTACTTTACAGATGTTCTTTGGCCCGATTTTGATGAACAAGACTTTGAAGGTGCGCTGCATGCCTTTGCCAATCGAGAGCGTCGTTTCGGCGGTACCGAGCCAGGTGGCGACAAAGCCTGATGGGGGTTGCTTTTGCTGAAGTATCGCCTGATTTCTGCTTTTGTATTGATACCCATTGTTATTGCAGCGCTTTTTTTGCTGCCGCCGGTGGGATTTGCGATCGTTACGCTCGCTGTTTGCATGCTCGCTGCGTGGGAGTGGGGGCAACTGAGCGGCTTTACGTCCCGGACTCAGCGGGTTTGGTTGGCCGTATTATGCGGGTTTTTACTCGCCCTTATGCTATTTACGTTGCCGGAATATCACCATAATACCCATCATCCGCTGGTGACGTTCTCGCTCTGGGCCTCTCTGGCCTGGTGGCTGGTGGCGTTGGTGTTAGTCCTCAGTTACCCGTCATCCGCTGCGGCGTGGCGCCACTCTAAAATTTTGCGCCTGATTTTCGGTATCTTGACGATTATCCCTTTTTTCTGGGGCATGCTGGCGCTGCGCGTGTGGCATTACGATGTAAACCACTACAGCGGCGCGCTGTGGTTGTTGTACGTGATGATCCTCGTTTGGGGAGCAGATTCAGGCGCTTATATGTTTGGCAAACTATTTGGCAAACATAAACTTGCACCGAAAGTCTCGCCGGGGAAAACCTGGCAAGGTTTCCTGGGGGGCCTGCTGACTGCGGGTATTATCTCCTGGGGTTATGGTGCTTGGGCGAACCTGGATGTAACCTCATCTACGCTCTTTATTTGCTCGGTGGTCGCGGCGTTAGCCTCAGTATTGGGCGATCTCACGGAAAGTATGTTCAAGCGTGAAGCCGGAATTAAAGATAGTGGGCATCTTATTCCGGGTCATGGCGGTATACTGGATCGCATTGACAGCCTGACAGCGGCAGTTCCTGTATTTGCCTGCCTGTTATTGCTGGTTTTCAGGACGATTTGACGGAAGGTTTTATGCTGAGCATTCTCTGGAATCTGGCGGCGTTCATTGTTGCGCTTGGTGTATTGATCACCGTGCATGAATTTGGCCATTTCTGGGTTGCTCGCCGCTGTGGCGTGCGGGTTGAGCGTTTTTCCATCGGTTTTGGTAAAGCGCTCTGGCGTCGCACCGACAAACACGGCACCGAATTCGTCATCGCCCTGATCCCCTTGGGTGGTTATGTCAAAATGCTGGATGAGCGCGTTGAGGCGGTTACGCCGGAAATGCGCCACTACGCTTTCAATAATAAAACGGTCGGCCAGCGTGCCGCCGTTATCGCTGCCGGCCCCATCGCTAACTTTATCTTTGCCATCTTCGCTTACTGGCTGGTGTTTATCATCGGTGTCCCTGGCGTTCGTCCGGTTGTTGGTGAAATAACGCCCAACTCTATCGCTGCAAACGCGCAAATTGCACCTGGCACGGAACTTAAAGCGATTGATGGCATCGAAACGCCTGATTGGGATGCTGTGCGCTTACAGTTGGTGTCTAAAATCGGCGATAGCCAGACGACCGTCAGCGTAGCGCCATTCGGCAGTAACAATCGCCAGGATAAGGTGCTGGATTTACGTCACTGGGCCTTTGCGCCTGATAAAGACGATCCGGTTATGTCGCTGGGGATCCGTCCCCGTGCGGCACAGCTTGAACCGGTGCTTGCGGAGGTGCAACCCGGTTCCGCTGCCAGCAAAGCGGGTTTGCAAGCTGGCGACAGGATCGTTAAAGTCGATGGTCAGCAGTTAACGCAGTGGATGACGTTCGTTACGCTGGTACGGGATAACCCAGGTACGTCGTTAGCGCTGGAAGTGGAAAGACAAGGGGCTCCCTTGTCTTTGACGTTGATACCGGATACAAAGCCCGGTAGCAAGGCAGAAGGGTTTGCGGGCGTGGTGCCCAAAGTCATTCCTCTGCCAGATGAATACAAAACAGTACGCCAGTACGGGCCATTTAGCGCCATTGTTGAAGCCACGGATAAAACCTGGCAGTTGATGAAGCTAACGGTCAGTATGTTGGGGAAATTGATCACCGGTGATGTAAAACTGAACAACCTCAGTGGGCCGATTTCTATCGCTCAGGGGGCTGGGATGTCAGCGGAGTTCGGGTTGATTTACTACCTGATGTTCCTCGCTTTAATCAGCGTGAACTTAGGCATCATTAACCTGTTCCCTCTGCCTGTTCTTGATGGCGGGCATCTGCTGTTTTTGGCGATTGAGAAGCTGAAGGGCGGACCGGTATCCGAGCGAGTTCAAGACTTTAGTTATCGCATTGGCTCTATCTTGCTGGTGCTGTTAATGGGGCTTGCACTTTTCAATGATTTCTCTCGCTTGTAAGAGAGTTTGTTAGGAAGAACGCATAATAACGATGGCGATGAAAAAGTTGCTCATAGCGTCGCTGCTGTTTAGCAGCGCCACCGTATACGGTGCTGATGGATTCGTAGTGAAGGATATTCATTTCGAAGGCCTACAGCGTGTCGCCGTTGGTGCGGCCCTCCTCAGTATGCCAGTTCGTCCTGGCGATACGGTGAATGATGAAGATATCAGTAACACCATTCGCGCGTTGTTTGCCACCGGCAACTTCGAGGATGTTCGTGTCCTGCGTGATGGTGATACGCTCCTCGTTCAGGTGAAAGAACGCCCGACAATCGCCAGCATCACCTTCTCCGGCAACAAGTCGGTGAAAGATGACATGCTGAAACAGAACCTTGAAGCTTCTGGCGTCCGTGTGGGTGAATCACTGGATCGCACCACCCTCTCCGATATCGAAAAAGGGCTGGAAGACTTCTACTACAGCGTGGGTAAGTACAGCGCCAGCGTCAAAGCTGTCGTCACCCCATTGCCGCGTAACCGCGTTGACCTGAAGCTGGTCTTCCAGGAAGGCGTTTCCGCGCAAATCCAACAGATTAATATTGTCGGCAACCATGCCTTCACGACGGAACAGCTGATCTCCACATTCCAGCTGCGTGATGAAGTGCCGTGGTGGAACGTTGTCGGCGATCGTAAATACCAGAAACAGAAACTGGCGGGCGACCTGGAAACGCTGCGTAGCTACTATCTGGATCGCGGTTACGCACGTTTCAACATTGATTCGACGCAGGTTAGCCTGACGCCGGACAAAAAAGGCATTTACATTACTGTTAACGTGACCGAGGGCGATCAGTACAAACTCTCTGGTGTGCAGGTTAGCGGTAATCTCGCAGGCCACTCTGCGGAAATTGAAAGCCTGACGAAAATCGAGCCGGGCGAGCTGTATAACGGCGCCAAAGTGACCAAAATGGAAGATGACATTAAAAAGCTTCTCGGTCGCTATGGTTACGCCTACCCGCGCGTTCAGTCGCAGCCTGAAATCAACGACACGGACAAAACGGTTAAGCTGCATATCAACGTTGATGCTGGCAACCGCTTCTACGTGCGTAAGATCCGCTTTGAAGGTAACGACACCTCTAAAGATTCCGTACTGCGTCGCGAAATGCGTCAGATGGAAGGTGCGTGGCTGGGCAGCGATCTGGTCGATCAGGGTAAAGAGCGTCTGAACCGCCTGGGCTATTTTGAAACTGTCGATACGGAAACCCAGCGTATCCCGGGTAGCCCGGACCAGGTTGATGTGGTCTATAAGGTGAAAGAGCGTAACACCGGTAGCTTCAACTTCGGCGTTGGCTACGGTACCGAAAGCGGCGTCAGCTTCCAGGTTGGCGTTCAGCAGGATAACTGGTTAGGTACCGGTTATTCCGTTGGTATCAGCGGAACCAAAAACGACTACCAGACCTACTCCGAGTTCTCCGTTACCAACCCGTACTTTACGGTTGATGGCGTGAGCCTTGGCGGTCGTATCTTCTATAACGACTTTAAAGCTGACGATGCGGATCTGTCGTCCTATACCAACAAGAGCTACGGTCTTGATGGTACGCTCGGTTTCCCGATCAACGAATACAACACGCTGCGCGCTGGTTTAGGCTATGTTCATAACAGCCTGTCGAAGATGGAACCGCAGGTGGCAATGTGGCGTTACCTGGATTCCGTGGGGCAGAATGCCAGCACGCAGAACGACAGCAACGGTTATTCGGCGGATGATTTCACCTTTAACTACGGCTGGACTTACAACAACCTTGACCGCGGTTATTTCCCGACGAAAGGTTCACGCGTCAACCTGAACGGTAAAGTGACGGTTCCGGGCTCGGATAACGAGTTCTACAAAGTCACTGTCGACACTGCGTCTTACTTCCCGATTGACGACGATCACAAATGGGTGGTCTTAGGCCGTACACGTTGGGGTTACGGTGACGGTTTAGGTGGCAAAGAGCTGCCGTTCTATGAGAACTTCTACGCAGGTGGCTCCAGCACTGTGCGTGGCTTCCAGTCCAACAACATTGGTCCGAAAGCGGTTTACTACGGTGGCAACAACCAAAGCAACTGTAAGAATACCGTTGCAGACTCGCTCTGTAAGTCTAATGATGCGGTGGGCGGTAACGCAATGGGCGTTGTCAGCGCCGAGCTGATTACACCAACGCCGTTTATCAGTGATAAATACGCCAACTCTGTGCGGACCTCGTTCTTCTGGGATGCGGGTAGCGTGTGGGATACAAACTGGCAAAATACCGCGCAGATGAAAGCGCTGGGTATTCCGGATTATAGCGATCCGAGCAATATCCGCATGTCTGCCGGTATCGCATTACAATGGATGTCCCCATTGGGGCCGTTGGTTTTCTCCTACGCCCAGCCGTTTAAAAAGTACGATGGAGACAAAGCGGAACAGTTCCAGTTTAACATCGGTAAAACCTGGTAACGCCGTACTGCAATGGAATGCACCAGCAGTGTAGTGATGGCTGAGGCTTTCAATGGAAAGCCCGGCCACGCAAAGAACTGTACCTCCGGGTACAAACGGGATGGTAAGGAGTTAATTGTGAAAAAGTTGTTATTAGCTGCAGGTTTCGGTTTGGCAATGGCTGCGTCAGCTCAGGCCGCTGACAAAATTGCGATTGTTGATATGGGTAGCCTGCTGCAGCAGGTTGCGCAGACTTCCGGCGTTTCTCAGACCATGAAAAACGAATTCGGCGGCCGCGCGAGCGAACTGCAAAGCATGGAATCCGACCTGCAAGCAAAAGCACAGCGTTTGCAGCGCGATGGTTCCACGATGAAGGCAAGCGATCGCAGCAAGCTGGAAAAAGACATCACTTCTGGTCGCCAGGCATTCGCTCAAAAAGCGCAGGCTTTCGAGCAGGATCAGGCCCGTCGTTCTAATGAAGAACGTGGCAAGCTGGTGACTCGTATCCAGACCGCAGTGAAAAAAGTGGCTTCTGATCAGGGTGTTGATCTGGTTATTCCTTCCAACGCCGTTATTTACAACAGCAACGATGTTAAAGACATCACCGCTGATGTACTGAAACAGGTTAAATAAGTAATGCCTTCAATTCGACTGGCTGATTTAGCTCAGCAGTTGGATGCAGAACTACACGGTGATGGCGATATCGTCATCACCGGCGTTGCGTCCATGCAATCTGCCGTAGCGGGCCACATCACTTTCATGGTCAATCCTAAGTACCGTGAACACCTGACCGCATGTCAGGCCTCTGCCGTTGTAATGACGCAGGACGATCTTCCCTTTGCCAACAGCGCTGCGCTGGTCGTAAAAAATCCTTACCTGACCTACGCACGTATGGCGCAAATTCTTGATACCACGCCGCAGCCTGCGCAGAACATCGCGCCTGGAGCAGTGATTGATCCTACGGCTCAGCTGGGTAGCAACGTAGCAATTGGCGCGAACGCCGTGATCGAATCTGGCGTTAGCCTGGGCGATAACGTGGTCATCGGTCCGGGTTGCTTCGTTGGGAAAAATACGAAAATTGGCGCGGGTTCGCGTCTGTGGGCCAATGTATCCATTTACCATGAGATTGAGATCGGTGAAAATTGCCTGATCCAATCCGGCACGGTGATAGGTTCCGATGGCTTTGGCTATGCCAACGATCGTGGCAACTGGGTTAAAATCCCACAGCTTGGTCGCGTCATTATCGGCAACAACGTTGAGATCGGTGCATGTACGACCATCGATCGTGGTGCGCTGGATGATACCTGCATTGGTAACGGCGTCATCATTGATAACCAGTGTCAGATTGCACATAACGTTGTGATTGGCGACAATACTGCGGTTGCCGGTGGCGTCATCATGGCGGGTAGTTTAAAAATTGGTCGCTATTGCATGATTGGCGGCGCCAGCGTAATCAACGGGCACATGGAAATTTGCGACAAGGTTACCGTAACGGGGATGGGGATGGTCATGCGTCCTATCACTGAGCCGGGTATTTACTCCTCAGGTATCCCGCTGCAACCGAACAAAGTGTGGCGAAAAACCGCAGCCCTGGTGATGAATATTGATGATATGAGCAAGCGCCTGAAAGCTATCGAGCGCAAGGTTAATCAACAAGACGAATAATTCATCCGCATAACGCTTGTACACAGAAGAATTCGCGGGACAGAAAAGCCTCTGCACCTCGAAGAATAAAGTGTATATACTTCCCGGCCTGTTGGCATTCTTATGATTGCCGCGGGCCGTGTTATTATTGCCTTTTAGTATATTTGGACAGGAAGAGTATTTTGACTACTGACACTCATACTCTGCACATTGAAGAGATCCTGGAGCTTCTGCCGCACCGCTACCCGTTCTTACTGGTTGATCGCGTGCTGGATTTTGAAGAAGGTCGTTTTCTGCGCGCAGTCAAAAATGTTTCGGTAAACGAGCCGTTTTTCCAGGGGCACTTCCCTGGCAAACCGATTTTCCCGGGCGTGCTGATTCTTGAAGCAATGGCGCAGGCAACCGGTATTCTGGCGTTTAAAAGCGTTGGTAAACTGGAGCCGGGTGAGCTGTATTACTTCGCCGGTATCGACGAAGCGCGCTTTAAGCGTCCTGTTGTGCCAGGCGATCAGATGATCATGGAAGTCACTTTCGAAAAAACCCGCCGTGGCCTGACCCGTTTTAAAGGGGTTGCGCTGGTAGACGGTAAAATTGTTTGTGAAGCTACTATGATGTGTGCACGTAGCCGGGAGGCCTGATACGTGATTGATAAAACCGCCTTTATTCATCCTACTGCCATTGTTGAAGACGGTGCCGTTATTGGTGCTAACGCTCATATTGGCCCATTTTGTATTGTGGGACCTCACGTTGAAATTGGTGACGGTACCGTACTGAAATCTCACGTCGTGGTGAATGGTCATACGACCATTGGTCGTGACAACGAGATTTATCAGTTCGCCTCCATCGGCGAGGTGAACCAGGATTTGAAATATGCTGGTGAACCGACTCGTGTGGAAATTG is a window of Enterobacter sp. R4-368 DNA encoding:
- the cdsA gene encoding phosphatidate cytidylyltransferase encodes the protein MLKYRLISAFVLIPIVIAALFLLPPVGFAIVTLAVCMLAAWEWGQLSGFTSRTQRVWLAVLCGFLLALMLFTLPEYHHNTHHPLVTFSLWASLAWWLVALVLVLSYPSSAAAWRHSKILRLIFGILTIIPFFWGMLALRVWHYDVNHYSGALWLLYVMILVWGADSGAYMFGKLFGKHKLAPKVSPGKTWQGFLGGLLTAGIISWGYGAWANLDVTSSTLFICSVVAALASVLGDLTESMFKREAGIKDSGHLIPGHGGILDRIDSLTAAVPVFACLLLLVFRTI
- the tsf gene encoding translation elongation factor Ts encodes the protein MAEITASLVKELRERTGAGMMDCKKALTEANGDIELAIENMRKSGAIKAAKKAGNVAADGVIITKIDGTYGIILEVNCQTDFVAKDGGFQAFANKVLDAAVAGKITDVEVLKAQFEEERVALVAKIGENINIRRVSALEGEVLGSYQHGARIGVLVAAKGADDELVKQLAMHIAASKPEFVKPEDVSAEVVEKEYQVQLDIAMQSGKPKEIAEKMVEGRMKKFTGEVSLTGQPFVMDPSKSVAQLLKEHNADVTGFIRFEVGEGIEKVETDFAAEVAAMSKQS
- the frr gene encoding ribosome recycling factor, producing the protein MISDIRKDAEVRMDKCVEAFKTQISKVRTGRASPSLLDGIVVEYYGTPTPLRQLASVTVEDSRTLKINVFDRSMSPAVEKAILTSDLGLNPSSAGSDIRVPLPALTEERRKDLIKVVRGEAEQARVAVRNVRRDANDKVKALLKDKEISEDDDRRSQDDVQKLTDAAIKKVDAALADKEAELMQF
- the pyrH gene encoding UMP kinase: MATNAKPVYKRILLKLSGEALQGSEGFGIDASILDRMAQEIKELVELGVQVGVVIGGGNLFRGAGLAKAGMNRVVGDHMGMLATVMNGLAMRDALHRAYVNARLMSAFPLNGVCDNYSWAEAISLLRNNRVVIFSAGTGNPFFTTDSAACLRGIEIEADVVLKATKVDGVFTADPVLDPTATLCEQLSYSEVLDKELKVMDLAAFTLARDHKLPIRVFNMNKPGALRRVVMGEKEGTLITE
- the rseP gene encoding sigma E protease regulator RseP, yielding MLSILWNLAAFIVALGVLITVHEFGHFWVARRCGVRVERFSIGFGKALWRRTDKHGTEFVIALIPLGGYVKMLDERVEAVTPEMRHYAFNNKTVGQRAAVIAAGPIANFIFAIFAYWLVFIIGVPGVRPVVGEITPNSIAANAQIAPGTELKAIDGIETPDWDAVRLQLVSKIGDSQTTVSVAPFGSNNRQDKVLDLRHWAFAPDKDDPVMSLGIRPRAAQLEPVLAEVQPGSAASKAGLQAGDRIVKVDGQQLTQWMTFVTLVRDNPGTSLALEVERQGAPLSLTLIPDTKPGSKAEGFAGVVPKVIPLPDEYKTVRQYGPFSAIVEATDKTWQLMKLTVSMLGKLITGDVKLNNLSGPISIAQGAGMSAEFGLIYYLMFLALISVNLGIINLFPLPVLDGGHLLFLAIEKLKGGPVSERVQDFSYRIGSILLVLLMGLALFNDFSRL
- the rpsB gene encoding 30S ribosomal protein S2, which gives rise to MATVSMRDMLKAGVHFGHQTRYWNPKMKPFIFGARNKVHIINLEKTVPMFNEALAELNKIAARKGKILIVGTKRAASEAVKEAAQSCDQFFVNHRWLGGMLTNWKTVRQSIKRLKDLETQSQDGTFDKLTKKEALMRTRELDKLENSLGGIKDMGGLPDALFVIDADHEHIAIKEANNLGIPVFAIVDTNSDPDGVDFVIPGNDDAIRAVSLYLNAVAATVREGRSSDLATQAEESFVEAE
- the ispU gene encoding (2E,6E)-farnesyl-diphosphate-specific ditrans,polycis-undecaprenyl-diphosphate synthase, with the translated sequence MLSANQPISESLPTHGCRHVAIIMDGNGRWAKRQGKLRAFGHRAGAKSVRRAVSFAANNGIDALTLYAFSSENWNRPAQEVSALMELFVWALDSEVKSLHRHNVRLRIIGDTSRFNTRLQERIRKAEALTAQNTGLTLNIAANYGGRWDIVQGVRQLAEQVQEGLLRPDQIDEETLNKQVCMHELAPVDLVIRTGGEHRISNFLLWQIAYAELYFTDVLWPDFDEQDFEGALHAFANRERRFGGTEPGGDKA
- the ispC gene encoding 1-deoxy-D-xylulose-5-phosphate reductoisomerase; amino-acid sequence: MKHLTLLGSTGSIGCSTLAVVRHNPDRFSVTALVAGKNVTRMVEQCLEFSPKFAVMDDDESAQQVKRALREHGSRTDVLSGQQAACEMAALSGVDQVMAAIVGAAGLVPTLAAIRAGKTVLLANKEALVTCGRLFMEAVKESGAQLLPVDSEHNAIFQSLPETIQHNLGYADLEQNGVSSILLTGSGGPFRETPLSDLAAMTPDQACRHPNWSMGRKISVDSATMMNKGLEYIEARWLFNASARQMEVLIHPQSVIHSMVRYQDGSVLAQLGEPDMRTPIAHTMAWPERVPSGVNALDFCKLSSLSFAQPDFDRYPCLKLAIDASDEGQAATTVLNAANEVTVSAFLASAIRFTDIAALNLSVLEQMDLREPQSIDDVLAVDAQARDVAQKQVMRLASQ